A stretch of the Argentina anserina chromosome 6, drPotAnse1.1, whole genome shotgun sequence genome encodes the following:
- the LOC126799342 gene encoding cytochrome P450 93A2-like: MRIFHEYLVLLLIWLVSFILFRTIFSKTRTHRHLPPSPRALPIIGHLHLLGRIPHQALHKLSIRHGPLIHLYFGSKPCVVVSSPEMARECLKTHEMSFLNRPKMTNVDYLTYGSADFVMAPYGPYWKFMKKLCMSELLGGRILDQNLPIRQEEIERFLHVMLKKAYKGEQVDVGGELVRLTNNIISRMAFNRRCSVDDEEAHEVREVLEEMCELAGRFNFSDMFWFCKNLDLQGYAKRLKNVRDRYDKIMGRIIEEHEEARRRKKNNSSKGGNAVNLLDILLDIYEDQSSEIQFTRENIKGFIMNMFGAGTDTSSVTIEWALSELINRPNVMARAREEIDSIVGTNRLVTESDIANLPYLQAIVKETLRLHPTGPMIARESTEHCTVNGYDIPANTRLFVNVWAINRDPKHWEEPLEFMPERFWKSTLDMRGQNFQFLPFGSGRRSCPGTSLALQVVHVTLAAVIQCFDWKVGDGASGNDVRVEMEEGPGISLPRAKPLVCVPSVRLRLFSSV; the protein is encoded by the exons ATGCGGATTTTCCATGAATACCTTGTTCTTCTCCTCATATGGTTGGTCTCTTTCATCCTTTTCCGAACCATCTTCAGCAAAACTCGAACTCACCGCCATTTGCCTCCCAGTCCACGGGCCCTTCCCATCATCGGACATCTTCACCTCCTTGGCCGAATCCCTCACCAAGCTCTTCACAAGCTCTCAATCCGACACGGACCCCTAATTCACCTCTACTTTGGTTCCAAACCTTGTGTCGTCGTTTCTTCACCCGAAATGGCCAGGGAGTGCCTAAAAACCCATGAAATGTCCTTCTTGAACCGGCCCAAAATGACTAACGTAGACTACCTTACGTATGGCTCAGCCGACTTTGTCATGGCACCTTATGGACCTTACTGGAAGTTTATGAAAAAGCTTTGCATGTCTGAGCTTCTTGGAGGCCGAATACTAGACCAAAACCTACCTATTAGGCAGGAAGAGATAGAGCGATTCTTACATGTCATGCTTAAAAAAGCCTATAAGGGTGAACAAGTCGATGTTGGCGGAGAGCTTGTACGGTTAACAAATAACATTATCTCGCGGATGGCTTTTAATCGAAGGTGTTCGGTCGATGATGAAGAAGCGCACGAGGTGAGGGAAGTTCTGGAAGAGATGTGTGAACTTGCCGGGAGGTTTAATTTCTCGGATATGTTTTGGTTCTGCAAGAACTTGGACTTGCAAGGATATGCAAAAAGGCTTAAAAATGTGCGTGACAGATATGACAAGATTATGGGAAGGATTATAGAGGAGCATGAGGAAGCaagaaggaggaagaagaataaTTCATCGAAAGGTGGTAACGCAGTGAATTTGCTTGATATTTTGCTTGATATATATGAAGACCAAAGCTCAGAGATCCAATTCACCAGGGAGAACATAAAGGGTTTCATCATG AATATGTTTGGTGCTGGGACTGATACATCATCAGTAACAATAGAATGGGCTCTTTCGGAGCTGATCAATCGCCCAAACGTGATGGCCAGAGCAAGGGAGGAAATTGATTCTATAGTTGGAACCAACAGATTAGTAACAGAATCTGATATCGCTAACCTTCCCTATCTCCAAGCCATAGTAAAAGAAACACTGAGGCTTCACCCGACAGGCCCAATGATCGCGAGAGAGAGCACTGAACATTGCACTGTCAATGGCTACGATATTCCGGCAAATACCAGACTGTTTGTCAACGTCTGGGCCATCAATAGGGATCCAAAGCACTGGGAGGAGCCGCTCGAGTTCATGCCAGAGAGGTTTTGGAAGAGCACACTGGATATGAGAGGGCAGAACTTCCAGTTTCTTCCGTTTGGGAGTGGAAGAAGAAGCTGTCCTGGAACTAGTTTAGCTCTTCAGGTTGTTCATGTAACACTTGCAGCTGTAATTCAGTGCTTTGATTGGAAGGTTGGGGATGGAGCTTCTGGGAATGATGTTAGGGTCGAGATGGAAGAAGGACCTGGGATTTCACTTCCTAGGGCTAAACCTCTGGTTTGTGTTCCATCGGTCAGGCTTCGCCTATTTTCATCGGTCTGA